One genomic region from Populus nigra chromosome 8, ddPopNigr1.1, whole genome shotgun sequence encodes:
- the LOC133701020 gene encoding golgin candidate 5-like, whose amino-acid sequence MAWFSGKVSLGNFPDLAGAVNKLSESVKNIEKNFDTALGFEDKSDSSSTTEASGLWPVMSFMGNKSEDSTDESSGKTVSPQKLSTVEETESQNSDTQQTTSAEENQMLERKKDAEHPEIAEKKDDVISDTGKAELESEIQSETKAVEPPEPVVHDVKVPESVDDVQGKEISEEGCAENLDTLEVLSEASRVDEVEAPSILHDESHNVSHTPDSTDEQETQAEETVERSSTIQAEASNELQPDALNDVQAQASTDILAEASSDTRAGAVLDSSSSQPVSAEVSEMVHEFSLSDASPLDEASEIVSGLVSQADDVHNQTVGGDNRVNDGEIDIKDQHLSLRSNISDSIDSTLELDKVKTEMKMMETALQGAARQAQAKADEIAKLMNENEHLKIVIEELKRKSNDAEIESLREEYHQRVATLERKVYALTKERDTLRREHNKKSDAAALLKEKDEIINQVMAEGEELSKKQAAQESTIRKLRAQIRELEEEKKGLMTKVQVEENKVESIKKDKTATENLLQETIEKHQAEVSAQKIYYTNALSAAKEAEALAEARVNNEARTELESRLREAEERETMLVQALEELRQTLTRKEQQAVFREEMLRRDIEDLQKRYQASERRCEELITQVPDSTRPLLRQIEAMQETTARRAEAWAAVERSLNSRLQEAEAKAADAEERERSVNERLSQTLSRINVLEAQISCLRSEQTQLSRSLEKERQRAAENRQEYLAAKEEADTQEGRANQLEGQIKELRQKHKEELQDALINRELLQQEIEREKAARLELERTAHIHSASASDKTPIARSNSAFENGNLTRKLSSASSLGSIEESYFLQASLDTSDSLSERRNPGEATMSPYYMKSMTPSAFESALRQKEGELASYMSRLASMESIRDSLAEELVKMTAQCEKLQAESALLPGVRAELDALRRRHSAALELMGERDEELEELRADIVDLKEMYREQVNLLVNKIQILSTSSGNA is encoded by the exons ATGGCTTGGTTTAGCGGGAAAGTCTCTCTGGGAAACTTCCCGGATCTAGCAGGAGCGGTTAATAAGCTGAGTGAGAGCGTCAAGAATATCGAGAAGAATTTCGATACTGCTCTTGGTTTTGAAGATAAATCTGATTCTAGTAGCACCACTGAAG CTTCGGGATTATGGCCGGTAATGTCCTTTATGGGGAACAAAAGCGAGGATAGTACTGATGAATCGTCAGGGAAAACTGTATCTCCACAGAAATTGTCTACTGTTGAGGAGACAGAATCTCAAAATTCTGACACCCAACAAACCACATCTGCTGAAGAAAATCAAATGCTCGAGAGGAAAAAAGATGCTGAGCATCCAGAGATTGCTGAGAAAAAAGATGATGTCATTTCAGATACTGGCAAAGctgaacttgaatctgaaattCAATCAGAGACTAAGGCTGTTGAACCTCCCGAGCCAGTTGTTCATGATGTTAAAGTACCAGAATCAGTTGATGATGTGCAGGGAAAAGAGATTTCAGAGGAGGGCTGTGCTGAAAATTTAGATACATTGGAGGTCCTATCAGAAGCTTCCAGGGTTGATGAAGTTGAGGCTCCTTCCATCTTGCATGATGAGTCACATAATGTCTCTCATACTCCTGATAGCACAGATGAACAAGAGACACAAGCTGAGGAGACTGTAGAACGAAGTTCTACTATTCAAGCTGAGGCATCAAACGAACTGCAACCTGACGCATTGAATGATGTGCAAGCTCAGGCATCAACTGATATCCTAGCTGAGGCATCAAGTGATACCCGAGCTGGAGCTGTGCTTGATTCATCCAGTTCACAGCCTGTTAGTGCTGAAGTGAGTGAAATGGTTCATGAATTTTCCCTGTCCGATGCATCGCCCCTAGATGAGGCTTCAGAAATTGTTTCTGGATTGGTTTCCCAGGCAGATGATGTCCACAATCAGACAGTTGGAGGGGACAATCGAGTCAATGATGGTGAAATTGACATTAAAGATCAACACTTGAGTTTGAGGTCGAATATATCAGACTCTATAGATTCCACGCTTGAACTAGACAAGGTGAAGACTGAGATGAAAATGATGGAAACTGCACTACAAGGTGCTGCAAGGCAAGCTCAG GCGAAGGCTGATGAGATTGCGAAGTTGATGAATGAAAATGAGCACCTGAAAATTGTTATTGAGGAATTGAAG AGAAAATCTAATGATGCAGAAATTGAGTCTTTGAGAGAGGAATACCATCAAAGGGTTGCAACTCTTGAAAGAAAG GTCTATGCTCTTACAAAGGAAAGAGATACACTCAGGAGAgagcataataaaaaaagtgatgCAGCTGCTCTTCTGAAGGAAAAGGATGAAATCATTAATCAGGTTATGGCTGAAG GTGAAGAGCTTTCAAAAAAGCAGGCTGCTCAAGAATCTACAATTAGAAAATTAAGAGCTCAG ATtagagaacttgaagaagaaaagaaaggtttgATGACCAAAGTTCAG GTGGAAGAAAATAAAGTAGAGAGTATAAAAAAGGACAAGACAGCTACAGAGAATTTGCTGCAAGAAACAATAGAAAAACACCAAGCAGAGGTTTCAGCGCAGAAAATTTATTATACTAATGCCTTATCTGCGGCCAAGGAGGCTGAAGCATTAGCAGAGGCGCGTGTTAATAATGAAGCCAGAACCGAATTAGAGAGTCGTCTAAGAGAAGCAGAGGAACGAGAGACTATGCTAGTTCAGGCACTTGAAGAATTAAGACAAACCTTGACTAGAAAGGAGCAGCAG GCCGTTTTTAGAGAGGAAATGCTACGCAGGGACATTGAAGATCTTCAAAAACGTTATCAA gCAAGTGAGCGCCGTTGTGAGGAGTTGATTACTCAAGTTCCAGATTCTACTAGGCCTCTCCTAAGGCAGATTGAAGCCATGCAG GAAACAACAGCAAGAAGGGCCGAGGCCTGGGCTGCTGTGGAGAGATCTCTAAACTCTCGACTACAG GAAGCAGAAGCGAAAGCTGCTGATGCTGAGGAAAGAGAGCGTTCAGTGAATGAACGCTTGTCTCAAACCTTATCTCGAATTAATGTTCTTGAAGCACAG ATTTCTTGTCTCAGGTCTGAACAAACACAGTTAAGTAGGTCCCTTGAAAAGGAGAGGCAGAGAGCAGCTGAAAACAGGCAGGAATACCTTGCAGCCAAGGAGGAAGCTGACACTCAAGAAGGTCGTGCAAACCAACTTGAAGGACAAATTAAGGAACTGAGGCAGAAACACAAGGAAGAGTTACAAGATGCACTAATAAACCGAGAACTTCTACAACAG gAAATTGAAAGAGAGAAAGCTGCTCGTTTGGAGTTGGAAAGGACAGCTCACATCCATTCTGCTTCTGCATCTGATAAAACTCCTATTGCAAGGAGCAACTCTGCTTTCGAGAATG GAAACTTAACCCGAAAGCTCTCCAGTGCTAGTAGCCTGGGCAGCATTGAGGAGAGCTATTTTCTGCAAGCATCTTTAGACACATCTGACAGTCTTTCTGAACGGAGGAATCCTGGAGAGGCAACCATGAGTCCTTACTACATGAAGAGCATGACACCTAGTGCTTTCGAATCTGCCCTTCGTCAGAAAGAGGGTGAACTTGCATCATATATGTCTCGTTTG GCATCCATGGAATCTATCCGTGACTCTCTCGCAGAAGAGTTGGTCAAAATGACAGCACAG TGTGAGAAATTACAGGCAGAGTCTGCCCTTTTGCCTGGTGTACGGGCAGAACTAGATGCACTGAGGAGAAGGCACTCTGCTGCCCTGGAGTTAATGGGTGAACGTGATGAGGAA CTGGAGGAACTTCGTGCTGATATTGTAGACTTGAAAGAAATGTACAGAGAGCAAGTAAATTTGCTTGTGAATAAG ATCCAAATATTAAGTACATCCTCTGGCAATGCCTGA